TGTTCGGAGAGCCTGGTGGCCGCGATCAGGGGGGTACCGCCCTCGAGAAGAGTGACCGGGCTCCAGTCGTCGCCCACCGGCAACCGGTCGCGATAGGCAGCGATCACGCCCGGCCAGGGCCGGTGGGTGGCAGTTCGCGGGGTGGTCACAGGCCGGTTCCTTCCAATCGCAACACGCTTGTCACATCCTGTACGACGTCCAGATCGGCCAGCGCTGCAACGGTTTCCGAAAGCGCGGCATCGGTAGCGAGGTGGGTGACGACTACGATTCGGGCACCCACCCGTTTGCCGCCTTCATCGGCCACGCCTTCCTGGCGAACCTCGGCAATGCTCACATCATGCTTGGCGAATTCCGCTGCCACCGAGGACAATACACCCGGCTTGTCGGCCACGTTCATGCTGACGTAATAGCGGGTTGAAATCAAACCCATTGGCGCGATCGGCAGTTGGGCATACTTGGATTCGCGTGGCCCACGACTACCGAGCACCCGATTACGCGCCGCCATCACCAGGTCGCCGGTCACCGCCGATGCGGTGGGCGCACCACCGGCGCCCTGACCGTAGAACATCAGCCGGCCCGCGGCCTCGGCTTCGACCACCACTGCGTTGAATGCGCCGTTGACGGTGGCGAGCGGATGCGTCAGCGGTACCAGTGCCGGATAGACGCGAGCCGAAACTCGTTGTTGCCCATCATCATCCGTGATCCGTTCGCAGATGGACAGCAGCTTGATGGTGCAGCCGAGGGCGTGAGCGGTCTCGAAGTCGGCCGGCGTGACCTTGGTAATGCCCTCGCGATAGACGTCGTCGGCGTGCACCCGGGTGTGGAACGCGATGGATGCCAGGATCGCGGCTTTGGCCGCGGCGTCGTAGCCTTCGACGTCGGCGGTGGGGTCGGCTTCGGCGTAACCCAGCGCGCTCGCGTCGGCCAGGGCACTCTCGTAGTCGGCGCCGGTGCTGTCCATCGCCGAGAGGATGTAGTTGGTGGTGCCGTTGACGATGCCGGCCACCCGCAGCACAGTGTCACCGGCCAACGACTGCGTCAGCGGGCGAATCACCGGTATGGCTCCGGCGACGGCCGCCTCGAAATAGAGGTCGACATGCGCGCTTTCCGCGGCCTGGGCCAGTTCACCGGTGGACGTGGATAACAGGGCCTTGTTCGCCGTGACGATGGATTTCCCGTGCTCGAGCGCGGTCAGGATCGCCTTGCGAGATGGTTCCACCGGTCCCATTACTTCGACGACGATGTCGACGTCTTCGCGCGAGACGAGTTCTTCGATGTTGTCGGTCAGCAACTCGACCGGCACCCCGCGGCCGG
The nucleotide sequence above comes from Mycobacterium pseudokansasii. Encoded proteins:
- a CDS encoding homoserine dehydrogenase, producing the protein MPGDEKPVGVAVLGLGNVGSEVVRIIEESADDLAARVGAPLVLRGVGVRRVAPGRGVPVELLTDNIEELVSREDVDIVVEVMGPVEPSRKAILTALEHGKSIVTANKALLSTSTGELAQAAESAHVDLYFEAAVAGAIPVIRPLTQSLAGDTVLRVAGIVNGTTNYILSAMDSTGADYESALADASALGYAEADPTADVEGYDAAAKAAILASIAFHTRVHADDVYREGITKVTPADFETAHALGCTIKLLSICERITDDDGQQRVSARVYPALVPLTHPLATVNGAFNAVVVEAEAAGRLMFYGQGAGGAPTASAVTGDLVMAARNRVLGSRGPRESKYAQLPIAPMGLISTRYYVSMNVADKPGVLSSVAAEFAKHDVSIAEVRQEGVADEGGKRVGARIVVVTHLATDAALSETVAALADLDVVQDVTSVLRLEGTGL